In a genomic window of Phalacrocorax aristotelis chromosome 8, bGulAri2.1, whole genome shotgun sequence:
- the EFCAB9 gene encoding LOW QUALITY PROTEIN: EF-hand calcium-binding domain-containing protein 9 (The sequence of the model RefSeq protein was modified relative to this genomic sequence to represent the inferred CDS: substituted 1 base at 1 genomic stop codon) gives MKLKSGCFLQHLCLDEVYCLLSVRNTAALAEYFQILDVHQKNYLSILLLCCETDLNKDQLMLLFDLLDXNARGRICFNEFYMVARILLSHENYLEKQFIYQHTGPAFQLLDIDGDDMIDFNEFEATRFLFKIQKELKIFKDFDFSGDEVKLEKLQSKDRP, from the exons ATGAAGCTGAAATCTGGGTGTTTTCTGCAGCATCTGTGTTTAGATGAAGTATATTGCTTGTTGTCAGTAAGAAATACTGCAGCACTGGCTGAGTATTTCCAGATCCTGGATGTTCATCAAAAGAATTACCTGAGCA ttttattgctttgttGTGAGACTGACCTAAATAAGGACCAGCTCATGCTGCTGTTTGACTTGCTGGACTGAAACGCAAGGGGCAGGATTTGCTTTAATGAGTTCTACATGGTGGCACGCATCCTCCTGTCCCATGAG AACTATCTTGAAAAGCAGTTCATCTACCAACAcacaggacctgcctttcaaCTGCTGGACATAGATGGGGATGATATGATTGATTTTAATGAGTTTGAAGCTACAaggtttcttttcaaaatccAGAAAGAACTTAAGATATTCAAGGACTTTGATTTTTCTGGAGATGAGGTAAAACTAGAGAAATTACAGTCAAAAGATAGGCCATGA